A stretch of Halostagnicola kamekurae DNA encodes these proteins:
- a CDS encoding CBS domain-containing protein, producing the protein MELPTPADLRQRRTELGLTQSELAEKASVSQPLIARIEGGDVDPRLSTLRRIVTALEEAESDVIRAEDLMNEAVVSVSPDEPISEAARKMESEAYSQLAVIQDGIPVGSISQSDLVHLDSESRDESIDNHMSESFPTVSKDATLDEISNLLEHYKAVMITEAGETIGIITEADLTARLS; encoded by the coding sequence ATGGAGTTACCGACGCCCGCGGACCTCCGACAGCGCCGCACCGAACTCGGGCTGACCCAGAGCGAACTCGCCGAGAAGGCGAGCGTCTCCCAGCCGTTGATCGCCCGGATCGAGGGCGGCGACGTCGATCCGCGACTCTCGACGCTGCGTCGAATAGTGACGGCACTCGAGGAGGCAGAAAGCGACGTCATCCGAGCCGAGGACCTCATGAACGAGGCGGTCGTCAGCGTCTCGCCCGACGAACCGATCAGCGAGGCCGCCCGCAAGATGGAGTCCGAAGCCTACTCGCAACTCGCCGTGATTCAGGACGGGATTCCGGTCGGCTCGATCAGTCAGAGCGATCTGGTCCACCTCGATTCGGAGTCTCGAGACGAGTCGATTGACAACCACATGAGCGAGAGCTTCCCGACGGTTTCGAAAGACGCCACGCTCGACGAGATCAGCAACCTCCTCGAGCACTACAAGGCGGTCATGATAACCGAAGCGGGGGAAACGATCGGGATCATCACCGAGGCGGATCTGACGGCTCGACTGTCCTGA